A single window of Thalassoroseus pseudoceratinae DNA harbors:
- a CDS encoding Kelch repeat-containing protein, which yields MDDFKLEPLKQPATSFGGAMLNGNLYIYGGHTGAAHTYSRETQGRTLLQLSLKSGTWKELADGPALQGLALVAHGENLYRIGGFTAVNEEGEEQDLWSQNDVAAFDLDTNSWSELPPLPEPRSSFDACVLNGKVYVIGGWQLVGGDESLWHKTAWSMDLNAEQPEWTELPRPPFQRRALATAAYDGKVFVIGGMQEYGGPTARVNLFDPESNEWSEGPSLVTADEPAKKEDGDSNNHDGGVPPGMTGFGASAFATGGRLYTSTINGELQRLSQDGSKWEIIAETPTARFFHRMLPLDQNRLIVVGGTSMSVGKFDELEILNVK from the coding sequence GGCCACCAGCTTCGGCGGTGCGATGCTCAACGGCAATCTATACATCTATGGCGGTCATACTGGGGCGGCTCACACGTATTCCAGAGAGACCCAAGGACGCACGCTTCTCCAGCTCAGTTTGAAGTCCGGAACATGGAAAGAGTTGGCGGATGGACCGGCGTTACAGGGGTTGGCTTTGGTCGCTCATGGCGAAAATCTGTACCGGATCGGCGGATTCACGGCGGTCAACGAGGAAGGTGAAGAACAAGATTTGTGGTCGCAGAATGACGTGGCTGCTTTCGATTTGGATACGAATTCTTGGTCCGAATTGCCCCCGCTGCCGGAACCGCGATCCTCGTTCGATGCCTGTGTGTTGAACGGTAAAGTCTACGTGATTGGCGGTTGGCAACTCGTTGGCGGCGATGAGAGCCTCTGGCACAAGACCGCTTGGTCGATGGACCTCAACGCGGAACAACCAGAGTGGACGGAACTACCGAGACCGCCGTTTCAGCGACGTGCGTTAGCAACCGCGGCCTACGATGGCAAAGTGTTTGTAATCGGCGGCATGCAGGAATACGGTGGACCCACCGCGCGTGTCAATCTCTTTGACCCCGAGTCCAACGAATGGTCGGAAGGTCCGAGTCTTGTCACGGCTGATGAACCCGCGAAAAAAGAAGACGGCGACAGTAACAACCACGACGGTGGCGTTCCTCCTGGGATGACCGGTTTCGGCGCGTCCGCGTTTGCAACCGGCGGTCGGCTCTACACCAGTACGATTAACGGCGAACTCCAACGACTGTCGCAAGACGGTTCAAAATGGGAAATCATCGCCGAGACCCCCACGGCCCGCTTCTTCCATCGCATGCTTCCCCTTGATCAAAACCGCCTCATCGTCGTCGGCGGGACGAGTATGTCCGTGGGAAAATTCGATGAGCTTGAGATTCTCAACGTCAAGTAA
- a CDS encoding ATP-binding protein: MIASEISPGSTEQLRNTSTDSSQVTGQSVTPPACPKSLSEAGVNLGSLCDLTLKHLYLQGHSLGAELARQLRLPFVLVEEALRHLKDERCLEVVSGDLIGPASYRFNLTQYGRERAQEAFDSCRYVGPAPVPLSDYVRQCQRQTVADVQCHPDELREAFADLIISDGLLDQIGPAVCTGKSMFVHGAPGNGKTLIASGLGQFLNDHGGEIFVPYAIEVDGSIITIFDPTIHRPTDNADNRFADASQAASALMSTPSDASTPDFRWRRVRRPVIVTGGELTLDMLDLRYNRESNFYTAPMHVKANGGIFLIDDFGRQIVGPQELLNRWILPLEDRVDYLTLTTGKKLAVPFESLIIFCTNLEPRELVDDAFLRRIRHKIEIGPPTREVYTEIFKHCCENREISFEPSVVDYLYTEYYDSGRSPRSSDPRDLLEIIYSICRFQRKEIELNDQLMAEATKRFFCNV; the protein is encoded by the coding sequence ATGATTGCTTCGGAAATTAGTCCAGGTTCAACGGAACAATTGCGAAACACATCAACCGACTCGAGCCAAGTCACCGGACAGTCGGTCACGCCACCCGCTTGCCCGAAATCGCTTTCCGAAGCGGGCGTGAATCTCGGTTCACTCTGTGATCTGACGTTGAAACACCTGTATTTGCAGGGGCATTCGCTCGGTGCGGAGTTGGCTCGGCAGTTGCGATTGCCATTTGTACTCGTCGAGGAGGCGTTGCGGCATCTCAAGGACGAGCGTTGCTTGGAAGTTGTTTCCGGCGACTTGATCGGCCCCGCTTCGTATCGATTCAACTTAACGCAGTACGGCCGAGAACGAGCGCAAGAAGCCTTCGACTCATGTCGTTACGTCGGACCAGCCCCTGTACCGTTGTCCGATTATGTGAGGCAATGCCAACGGCAAACCGTGGCCGATGTGCAATGCCATCCCGATGAATTACGCGAAGCGTTCGCCGACTTAATCATTTCCGACGGACTACTGGACCAAATCGGCCCGGCGGTTTGCACGGGGAAGTCGATGTTCGTTCACGGTGCTCCCGGTAACGGAAAAACGCTGATTGCCAGCGGATTGGGACAGTTCCTGAACGATCATGGCGGTGAGATTTTTGTGCCGTACGCCATCGAAGTCGATGGCAGCATTATCACCATCTTCGACCCCACGATTCATCGCCCAACCGACAACGCCGACAACCGGTTTGCCGATGCCTCGCAAGCCGCTTCAGCTTTAATGTCCACACCGTCAGACGCTTCCACACCGGATTTCCGCTGGCGACGGGTGCGTCGGCCGGTCATTGTCACGGGCGGCGAGTTGACTCTCGACATGCTGGACTTGCGGTACAACCGGGAAAGTAATTTCTACACGGCTCCGATGCACGTCAAAGCCAATGGCGGAATCTTCTTGATCGACGATTTCGGTCGGCAGATTGTCGGTCCACAGGAACTCTTGAATCGGTGGATTCTGCCACTCGAAGACCGAGTCGATTATCTCACGCTGACCACCGGGAAGAAACTGGCGGTCCCGTTTGAGTCGTTGATCATTTTTTGTACGAATCTCGAACCGCGCGAGTTGGTTGACGACGCCTTCTTGCGGCGAATTCGTCACAAAATCGAGATCGGCCCGCCCACGCGAGAGGTTTATACGGAAATCTTTAAGCATTGTTGCGAAAACCGCGAAATTTCCTTTGAACCGTCGGTCGTCGATTACCTTTACACCGAGTATTACGATTCCGGAAGATCTCCACGTTCGAGCGATCCTCGGGATTTATTGGAGATCATCTACTCAATTTGCCGATTTCAAAGAAAAGAGATTGAACTCAACGACCAATTGATGGCGGAAGCCACCAAACGGTTCTTCTGCAATGTTTGA
- a CDS encoding tetratricopeptide repeat protein translates to MIRIRLTHALLGVVCLSAGSGCVSGPGMFGGKPQTSAERELLAELESSENLSDPSTLHLKYARWRESVGDAADARKSYEFALENDAKSVDAILGLARLDQLADRTADAEANFQRAYNLRPDSAQTQHAWGQFLVSQQRWQEGLPLLKSAMEAELDNKSYRYRYGLALVQSGDIDVGFPLLASTVGTAEAHYNVGYVLHEQGQTDLAIARFRQALALKPTLEPAARLMAELTGDRRYLAGFNTGKQSTGIVQSGHVTESRESGQQVFDKAASRAPQVAMRPQVVPDHRQQSMSRNHNPQEAPRVVNADHSQSAPSAWYSRPETKAAAQTPPNGMTALQAEQWRNQQVMQ, encoded by the coding sequence ATGATCCGCATTCGACTGACGCATGCCTTGCTCGGAGTCGTTTGCCTATCGGCAGGCTCCGGGTGTGTTTCCGGTCCTGGTATGTTCGGGGGCAAACCCCAAACATCGGCCGAGCGAGAATTACTCGCGGAGCTCGAGTCCTCGGAGAACTTGTCCGATCCGTCAACGCTGCATCTGAAGTATGCCCGTTGGCGGGAATCGGTTGGTGATGCGGCCGACGCACGCAAGTCCTATGAATTTGCACTCGAGAACGACGCGAAATCCGTCGACGCCATTCTGGGATTGGCACGACTGGATCAACTCGCCGATCGCACCGCCGATGCCGAAGCGAATTTCCAACGGGCGTACAATTTGCGTCCTGATAGCGCACAAACACAGCATGCTTGGGGCCAATTCCTGGTGAGTCAGCAGCGGTGGCAGGAAGGGCTTCCGTTGCTTAAGTCCGCGATGGAAGCGGAACTGGATAACAAGTCGTACCGGTATCGGTATGGGCTGGCATTGGTTCAAAGCGGTGATATTGACGTCGGTTTCCCGTTGCTTGCGTCAACGGTGGGCACAGCGGAAGCCCATTACAACGTCGGGTATGTGTTGCACGAACAGGGACAGACGGATCTCGCGATTGCCCGATTCCGACAGGCATTGGCTTTGAAGCCGACGCTCGAACCGGCTGCCCGACTGATGGCGGAACTCACTGGCGATCGGCGGTATCTCGCGGGATTCAACACCGGAAAACAGTCCACAGGCATCGTGCAATCTGGTCATGTCACGGAGAGCCGTGAGTCGGGTCAGCAAGTCTTCGACAAAGCCGCCTCACGAGCGCCTCAAGTGGCTATGCGGCCGCAAGTTGTTCCCGATCATCGTCAACAATCGATGAGTCGCAATCACAACCCGCAGGAAGCTCCACGGGTGGTCAACGCGGATCACTCACAATCCGCTCCCTCGGCATGGTATTCCCGTCCCGAGACCAAAGCGGCGGCCCAAACGCCTCCCAACGGGATGACGGCGTTGCAGGCCGAGCAGTGGCGGAACCAACAGGTCATGCAATAA
- a CDS encoding DUF309 domain-containing protein: MSQVATAGVRLLPGADLPAYAFIPGTDLPHPFRDPRGHSYGKKNRTTKPLDPDVWADNRSYLLSLDYFNCGFYWEAHDEWDRLWRASGPDTMVGRFLKGLVKLAAAGVKVREDSIHGVRRHAASAGEVFADVAAESEDDLFCGLRFTGLQFAADRAAQLLYRNDLPAGKPIRVFPFVLQPEPLPFA; the protein is encoded by the coding sequence ATGAGCCAAGTTGCAACGGCAGGGGTACGCCTGCTGCCCGGTGCGGATTTGCCGGCGTATGCTTTCATTCCAGGAACGGATCTTCCCCACCCTTTTCGCGATCCTCGCGGTCATAGTTACGGCAAGAAGAATCGGACGACCAAGCCGCTGGATCCCGATGTTTGGGCTGACAACCGCAGCTATTTGCTGTCGCTCGACTACTTCAACTGTGGCTTCTACTGGGAAGCTCACGATGAGTGGGATCGACTGTGGCGGGCGTCCGGACCGGACACGATGGTGGGACGATTTCTCAAAGGGCTCGTCAAATTGGCTGCTGCGGGCGTGAAGGTTCGCGAAGACAGCATCCACGGCGTTCGTCGGCATGCCGCTTCCGCTGGCGAAGTCTTTGCCGATGTCGCAGCGGAAAGCGAAGACGACTTGTTCTGCGGTCTCCGTTTCACCGGTCTGCAATTCGCTGCCGATCGTGCCGCTCAACTGCTTTACCGCAATGATTTGCCGGCCGGCAAACCGATTCGCGTGTTTCCCTTCGTGCTGCAACCTGAACCATTGCCGTTTGCGTAA
- a CDS encoding serine hydrolase codes for MPTRCVRTLLMLLCCFACQTTTAAMAQSDWSLQQVPKLPDGEDAVRLFNGNSLAGWEGQTEKYWSVEDGIIVGRNNKKNAPKASTYLVTEKKYRNFRLIFEAKLVTSEMHSGIALWGETIEKQADPFSYRGHLVMFPSNYGFYDLYRRNSIYRDNGTAKKAGKQHDWNRMEILAIGNRIRHVVNGKLVADWTDPKPELCGTGPIGLQLHSNKVPQEVHFRGLVLTENPNDELVTVAENSTSKNAAHMKLNAEKLAQMPKRLQKFVDDGTFSGIVTLVAKDGNVEHLSAIGQADLETERPMTTNSLFAIASMTKPITATALMILVDEDKVSLDDPVSQYIPEFENVALKNGEELQREITIRDVLTHTSGLVGSQAVKESLEATAKELAARPFGFQPGSKWQYSPGLNVVGRIIEVASGKSYDQFLQDRIFRPLGMTDTTFIPTEKQGKRIATLYAPTQDGQGLEPYKNWINDYSDAKPPNPSGGLFSTASDMAKFYQMILNGGKLDGVRIVSQDAVKQMRTVQTGELKTGFTDGNGWGLGWCIVREPQGVTASLSSGTFGHGGAFGTQGWIDPNRQMIFVLMVQRAKLPNSDGSELRKAFHDLTVDALEQ; via the coding sequence ATGCCCACACGTTGTGTCCGCACCTTGTTGATGCTGCTTTGTTGCTTTGCTTGCCAGACCACGACCGCGGCAATGGCCCAGTCGGATTGGAGTTTGCAGCAAGTCCCCAAACTTCCGGACGGTGAAGACGCCGTCCGATTGTTCAATGGAAATTCGCTTGCGGGTTGGGAAGGGCAGACCGAGAAGTATTGGTCAGTCGAAGATGGCATTATCGTCGGACGCAATAACAAGAAGAACGCCCCCAAAGCCAGCACCTACCTCGTAACAGAGAAGAAATACCGCAACTTCCGGCTCATTTTTGAGGCGAAGTTAGTTACCAGCGAGATGCACTCGGGCATCGCTCTGTGGGGGGAAACCATCGAGAAGCAAGCCGATCCGTTTAGCTATCGCGGACACTTGGTGATGTTCCCCTCGAACTACGGCTTCTACGATTTGTATCGTCGAAATAGCATCTACCGAGATAACGGCACGGCCAAGAAAGCTGGGAAACAGCACGATTGGAACCGAATGGAGATTCTCGCCATCGGCAATCGCATTCGGCATGTTGTCAACGGGAAACTCGTCGCAGACTGGACTGATCCCAAACCGGAACTTTGCGGCACGGGTCCGATCGGTTTGCAACTCCACTCGAACAAAGTTCCGCAGGAGGTTCACTTCCGCGGCCTCGTGCTCACAGAAAACCCCAACGACGAATTGGTGACTGTCGCCGAGAATTCGACTAGCAAAAATGCGGCACACATGAAGTTGAACGCCGAGAAACTGGCGCAAATGCCGAAACGGCTGCAGAAGTTCGTCGATGACGGCACGTTTTCCGGCATCGTCACGTTGGTGGCTAAGGATGGGAACGTCGAGCATCTCTCCGCGATTGGACAGGCGGACCTCGAGACGGAACGTCCGATGACGACGAATTCCCTTTTCGCAATCGCCTCCATGACCAAACCCATTACGGCGACGGCGTTAATGATTTTAGTCGACGAAGACAAGGTGTCGCTTGATGACCCGGTCTCGCAATACATCCCGGAATTCGAGAACGTCGCTCTGAAGAATGGCGAGGAACTCCAACGGGAAATTACAATTCGTGATGTTTTGACTCACACATCTGGTTTGGTGGGGAGCCAGGCGGTGAAAGAGTCATTGGAGGCAACGGCGAAAGAGTTGGCAGCCCGACCGTTCGGCTTCCAACCGGGTTCGAAATGGCAATACAGCCCCGGCCTCAATGTGGTCGGACGGATTATCGAAGTTGCGTCGGGCAAGTCTTATGACCAATTTCTGCAGGACCGCATTTTCCGGCCGCTGGGGATGACCGACACCACATTCATTCCCACCGAAAAACAGGGAAAACGAATCGCCACCTTGTATGCTCCCACTCAAGATGGCCAAGGACTTGAACCGTACAAGAATTGGATCAACGATTATTCAGACGCCAAACCGCCGAATCCGTCTGGTGGTCTATTCTCCACCGCCTCCGACATGGCCAAGTTCTATCAAATGATCTTGAACGGAGGGAAACTCGATGGCGTGCGGATTGTCTCGCAGGACGCGGTTAAACAGATGCGAACCGTCCAAACTGGGGAACTCAAAACGGGATTCACCGACGGCAATGGATGGGGATTGGGCTGGTGTATCGTTCGCGAACCGCAAGGTGTGACGGCATCGCTTTCGTCTGGGACTTTCGGGCACGGCGGCGCATTCGGCACACAAGGTTGGATCGACCCGAATCGCCAAATGATCTTTGTGCTGATGGTTCAACGAGCCAAGCTGCCGAATAGTGATGGATCGGAATTGCGAAAAGCATTTCACGATCTCACTGTGGATGCGCTTGAACAATAG
- a CDS encoding DUF1559 domain-containing protein, with protein sequence MRRASRPRGFTLIELLVVIAIIAILIALLLPAVQQAREAARRTQCKNNLKQIGIALHNYHDVTSYFPSGHSGQTPWMNSCPEGTCGHWAWGSLILPFLELGNTHESIQVGAQPMPTSASNATMLAIMQTPIPAFRCPSDVGPDLNNDQKIPSTGGGGGNCTGSSCRPVALSNYVGSNDTYNLDRSAWNGFMGRVPRLGPASNPSGVQTAMATRDITDGLSNTFAIGERAWELGGVRLQAGVVFGTNGDTGNHNDQGLVYVMGAGRWRLNDTCNECDRGFSSPHPGGSHFLLADGAVKFVSENIDHNTDSAVNSTYENLIGRSDGNVVGEY encoded by the coding sequence ATGCGACGCGCCAGTCGGCCACGTGGGTTCACGCTCATCGAACTCCTTGTAGTCATCGCCATCATTGCCATTTTGATTGCCCTGTTACTCCCTGCTGTCCAACAGGCCCGTGAGGCCGCTCGCCGGACTCAGTGCAAGAACAATCTGAAGCAAATCGGCATTGCCCTGCACAACTATCATGATGTGACCAGCTACTTCCCTTCGGGGCATTCTGGTCAAACGCCTTGGATGAATTCCTGTCCGGAAGGAACGTGTGGTCATTGGGCTTGGGGGTCGTTGATCCTACCGTTTTTGGAACTTGGAAATACTCACGAAAGCATCCAAGTCGGGGCCCAGCCGATGCCAACATCCGCCAGCAATGCGACGATGCTGGCAATTATGCAGACCCCAATTCCCGCGTTCCGTTGCCCATCCGACGTCGGTCCCGATCTCAACAACGATCAGAAAATCCCCTCGACAGGTGGGGGCGGAGGCAACTGCACCGGTTCGAGTTGTCGACCTGTCGCGTTGTCCAACTATGTCGGCTCAAACGACACGTACAACCTCGATCGATCCGCATGGAATGGTTTCATGGGGCGGGTGCCGCGACTCGGTCCGGCGTCGAATCCGTCCGGTGTGCAAACCGCGATGGCGACTCGTGACATCACCGATGGCCTGAGCAATACCTTCGCGATTGGCGAACGGGCTTGGGAATTGGGCGGCGTCCGTCTGCAAGCTGGTGTCGTTTTCGGTACGAACGGCGATACGGGGAATCACAACGATCAAGGGTTGGTTTACGTGATGGGAGCTGGTCGTTGGCGTCTCAATGACACATGCAACGAATGTGATCGTGGCTTCAGTAGTCCGCACCCCGGTGGTTCTCACTTCTTGCTCGCCGACGGTGCTGTCAAGTTTGTGAGCGAGAACATCGATCACAACACCGATTCCGCCGTCAATAGCACCTACGAAAACCTCATCGGTCGAAGCGACGGTAATGTGGTTGGCGAGTACTAA
- a CDS encoding transthyretin-like family protein: MLRNWLRVLPLLVIFAYGCSGTPDDQPETGTVTGVVLLDDKPLPDARVLFSPTSSGQSSEGVTDENGKFELRYKRDIMGAKVGEHLVKISTFEQPVIGDDGRPSGGRPELVPQEYNETSSLKRTVEAGENEFEFKLQGGG; encoded by the coding sequence ATGCTCCGAAATTGGCTTCGTGTCTTGCCTTTGCTGGTCATTTTCGCATACGGATGTTCCGGGACACCCGACGACCAACCCGAAACCGGCACTGTGACCGGGGTCGTTCTTCTCGACGACAAACCGCTACCCGATGCACGGGTCTTGTTTTCCCCCACGTCCAGTGGGCAAAGTTCCGAGGGAGTGACGGACGAGAATGGCAAATTCGAATTGCGATACAAACGCGACATTATGGGGGCGAAAGTTGGCGAACATCTCGTCAAGATTTCGACCTTCGAGCAACCCGTTATTGGTGACGATGGTCGCCCCAGCGGCGGAAGACCGGAGTTGGTTCCGCAGGAATACAACGAAACATCGTCGCTGAAACGAACTGTCGAAGCGGGAGAAAACGAGTTCGAATTCAAACTCCAAGGCGGTGGCTGA
- a CDS encoding exo-alpha-sialidase, with product MLKKCFIPLTVIAAIALASGSLAVAEDSWKLKELRYNNPGLVVDLGVGLWAWPLPMDYDNDGDMDLLVSCPDKPSNGVYFFENPSQKPGEKMPVFRPGVRVGKTSHNMQVSYVDGQPRVLRTCWEFPRDKKTGQFDFNKGQRIYPKSNVHENRVRGNMWRYVDYDGDGDQDIVVGVGDWTDFAWDNAYDNHGQWRNGPLHGYVYLIRNEGSASKPEYSDSPEKLTAAGGAIDVYGWPSPNLADFDGDGDLDLLCGEFLDGFTYFENIGTRTEPAYAAGRRLKNRDGQPLVMDLQMITPTAVDWDGDGDFDLIVGDEDGRVALVENTGELRNREPVFLAPQYFQQEADTLKFGALATPYAYDWDGDGDQDILCGNTAGYIGLFENLGTAKNGLPKWSAPTLLNVHTHVDDSAGQPFRVLAGPNGSIQGPAEAKWGYTTLSVADWDGDSDPDIIYNSILSRVGVLRNDDGKLIDVALKSGQNEAPPKWYWWQTLASDTLTQWRTTPVAVDFDDDKTMDLVLLDQEGFLTLRRSAGEAERVFVDENNQPLQLNSRSCGGSGRVKLDVVDWDSDGRLDVIVNSENALWYRNCETRDGKIVLKRIGNLANRNVAGHTSSPAACDFNQDGQPDLLVGAENGRLYFAAHDDCKSFNADQLRATPAKKTAKPKFPGFVSEEFIYTKASFPQCHASTICETNRGLVAAWFGGTREGNKDVGIWTSYYDGSRWSGPSLAADGVQHEGLRYPCWNPVLYQPPGDAPTMLFFKVGPNPRDWWGEVMVSYDRGRTFRDRRRLPEGIHGPVRSKPMLLANGDLLCPSSTEHNHDWRMHFEILKNMAHPELGQSWQRFEPEDQPFQVIQPTLLTHASGEIQALLRSKHSRIFQAFSRDQGHTWTELADAGLPNPNSGIEAVTLTDGRHLLLYNHSGGERKDGWGSRANLNLVISDDGRTWREVATVEKVEKGELSYPAMIQTKDGKVHMTYTWNRQRVRHTVIDPNLIEAGAVIGDQAK from the coding sequence ATGCTCAAGAAATGTTTCATCCCATTGACCGTTATTGCCGCGATTGCTCTCGCATCGGGTAGTCTCGCGGTCGCTGAAGATTCCTGGAAGCTAAAAGAGCTTCGCTACAACAATCCGGGCCTCGTTGTCGACCTTGGTGTCGGCCTGTGGGCATGGCCGTTACCGATGGATTACGACAACGACGGCGACATGGACCTGCTGGTGTCCTGCCCGGACAAACCCTCGAATGGCGTCTATTTCTTCGAGAACCCAAGTCAAAAACCCGGCGAGAAAATGCCGGTGTTTCGGCCTGGTGTGCGGGTTGGCAAAACCAGCCACAATATGCAGGTCAGCTATGTGGATGGCCAGCCACGAGTCTTGCGGACTTGCTGGGAATTTCCTCGCGACAAGAAAACTGGCCAATTCGATTTCAACAAAGGTCAGCGGATTTACCCCAAGAGCAATGTCCACGAAAACCGCGTCCGTGGGAACATGTGGCGGTACGTCGATTATGATGGCGACGGCGATCAAGACATCGTCGTTGGTGTCGGTGACTGGACCGATTTCGCTTGGGACAACGCGTACGATAATCATGGTCAATGGCGGAATGGCCCGTTGCATGGTTATGTTTACCTCATTCGCAACGAGGGCTCCGCGTCGAAACCGGAATACTCGGATTCGCCGGAGAAACTGACCGCTGCGGGCGGTGCCATCGATGTCTACGGTTGGCCATCACCGAATCTGGCGGATTTCGATGGCGATGGTGACTTGGACCTGCTGTGCGGGGAATTCCTCGATGGTTTCACCTACTTCGAGAACATCGGAACGCGGACGGAACCGGCTTATGCAGCGGGTCGTCGCTTGAAAAATCGCGACGGCCAACCACTGGTGATGGATCTGCAAATGATCACCCCAACGGCGGTCGATTGGGATGGTGACGGCGATTTCGATTTGATTGTCGGAGACGAAGACGGTCGTGTTGCCCTCGTGGAAAACACCGGTGAGCTGCGAAATCGTGAGCCTGTGTTTCTCGCACCTCAGTACTTTCAGCAAGAAGCGGACACCCTGAAGTTTGGGGCATTGGCTACTCCGTATGCCTACGATTGGGATGGCGACGGCGATCAAGACATCCTCTGTGGAAATACCGCCGGATACATCGGGCTTTTCGAAAATTTGGGAACCGCAAAGAACGGGCTTCCTAAGTGGTCCGCACCGACGTTGTTGAATGTTCATACCCACGTGGACGATTCCGCCGGTCAACCGTTCCGTGTGCTCGCCGGTCCCAATGGATCGATTCAAGGACCGGCCGAAGCCAAGTGGGGTTACACGACGCTCTCGGTGGCTGATTGGGACGGCGATTCTGACCCCGACATCATTTACAATTCGATCCTTTCCCGAGTTGGCGTGCTCCGCAACGATGATGGAAAGCTCATCGATGTCGCGTTGAAATCGGGACAAAACGAAGCACCGCCGAAGTGGTATTGGTGGCAAACCCTCGCCAGCGATACGCTCACGCAATGGCGAACAACACCGGTCGCGGTGGACTTCGATGATGACAAAACGATGGATCTCGTTTTGCTCGATCAGGAAGGCTTTCTCACTCTGCGACGATCGGCCGGTGAGGCGGAGCGGGTGTTCGTTGATGAGAACAATCAACCACTGCAACTCAATTCGCGTTCGTGTGGCGGTTCGGGGCGAGTCAAGTTAGATGTTGTCGATTGGGACAGCGACGGACGCCTTGATGTGATCGTCAATTCCGAGAACGCACTTTGGTATCGTAACTGCGAAACACGCGACGGGAAGATCGTTCTGAAACGCATCGGCAATCTAGCGAACCGAAATGTTGCCGGTCACACATCCAGTCCCGCCGCATGCGATTTCAACCAAGACGGTCAACCGGATTTGCTCGTGGGTGCCGAGAACGGTCGTCTCTACTTCGCCGCTCACGACGACTGCAAGTCGTTCAATGCAGACCAACTTCGCGCAACGCCGGCTAAGAAAACCGCCAAACCGAAGTTCCCGGGTTTCGTGAGTGAGGAGTTCATCTACACGAAAGCCAGCTTCCCTCAATGTCATGCGTCCACAATTTGTGAAACCAACCGTGGACTCGTGGCGGCTTGGTTCGGTGGGACGAGGGAAGGCAACAAAGATGTCGGAATCTGGACAAGCTACTACGATGGGAGTCGGTGGTCAGGACCGTCTTTGGCTGCTGATGGCGTTCAACACGAAGGGCTTCGCTACCCGTGCTGGAATCCCGTGTTGTATCAACCACCTGGCGATGCTCCAACGATGTTGTTCTTCAAGGTCGGACCGAACCCGCGTGATTGGTGGGGCGAAGTGATGGTGAGCTACGACCGCGGTCGCACATTCCGTGACCGACGCCGTCTACCAGAAGGAATCCACGGGCCGGTTCGCAGCAAACCGATGCTGCTTGCTAACGGCGATTTGCTGTGTCCATCGTCGACCGAACACAATCACGATTGGCGAATGCACTTCGAGATTCTCAAGAATATGGCTCATCCAGAATTGGGCCAATCTTGGCAACGATTTGAACCCGAGGACCAACCGTTTCAAGTCATTCAACCCACGCTGCTGACTCATGCGTCGGGGGAAATCCAAGCGTTGTTGCGGTCCAAACATTCCCGCATTTTCCAAGCGTTCTCGCGTGATCAGGGTCACACGTGGACGGAACTTGCCGATGCAGGACTGCCGAATCCGAACAGCGGTATCGAAGCCGTCACGCTGACCGATGGCCGGCACTTGCTCTTGTATAACCACTCCGGTGGCGAACGGAAAGACGGTTGGGGATCACGGGCTAATTTGAATCTCGTCATTAGTGATGACGGTCGCACCTGGCGGGAAGTGGCGACGGTCGAGAAGGTGGAAAAAGGCGAACTTTCCTACCCGGCGATGATTCAAACCAAAGATGGGAAAGTTCACATGACCTACACCTGGAACCGTCAGCGTGTGCGTCACACCGTTATTGATCCGAACCTGATCGAGGCTGGCGCTGTTATTGGCGACCAAGCTAAATGA